The Equus asinus isolate D_3611 breed Donkey chromosome 4, EquAss-T2T_v2, whole genome shotgun sequence genome has a segment encoding these proteins:
- the SFT2D3 gene encoding vesicle transport protein SFT2C, producing MADLHRQLQEYLAQGKAGGPAAAEQDGEPAAGSGPAGAWLGRAGLRWTWARSPAEPSAAAGPACLPSVTRAQRLAASGVCLLLAALCFGLAALYAPALLLRARKFALLWSLGSALALAGGALLRGGAACGRLLRGEEAPSRPALLYAAALGGTLYAALGLRSTVLTALGACAQVAALLALLLGLLPWGTGSALRLALGRLGSGARLAKALPV from the coding sequence ATGGCGGACCTGCACCGCCAGCTGCAGGAGTACCTGGCACAGGGGAAAGCAGGCGGGCCGGCAGCCGCGGAGCAGGACGGGGAGCCCGCGGCGGGGAGCGGGCCGGCGGGGGCATGGCTGGGCCGCGCGGGCCTGCGCTGGACGTGGGCGCGGAGCCCCGCGGAGCCATCGGCGGCGGCGGGCCCGGCGTGCCTGCCGAGCGTGACGCGCGCGCAGCGGCTGGCGGCGAGCGGCGTGTGCCTGCTGCTGGCCGCGCTCTGCTTCGGCCTGGCCGCACTGTACGCGCCCGCGCTCCTGCTGCGGGCGCGCAAGTTCGCGCTGCTCTGGTCGCTGGGCTCGGCGCTGGCGCTGGCGGGCGGCGCGCTCCTGCGGGGCGGCGCGGCGTGCGGACGCCTGCTGCGCGGCGAGGAGGCGCCGTCGCGGCCCGCGCTGCTCTACGCGGCCGCGCTGGGCGGCACGCTGTACGCGGCGCTGGGCCTGCGCAGCACGGTGCTCACGGCGCTGGGCGCATGCGCGCAGGTGGCCGCCCTGTTGGCGCTGCTCCTCGGCCTGCTGCCCTGGGGCACGGGCTCCGCGCTGCGTCTCGCCCTCGGGCGGCTGGGCTCGGGCGCCCGCCTCGCCAAGGCGCTGCCCGTGTGA